The Vitis vinifera cultivar Pinot Noir 40024 chromosome 8, ASM3070453v1 genome segment GAATGCATATATTTAAAGAAGCAAGCATGCTATACGATTTCTTTTGCATGTGCGCACTTATATGTGCATGTATGTGTGTGTTTGTGTTTAAACTTGAAAATATGTATTCCTTGCATACTCATCCTTCTAAGAGAGATCTAATTGGAGCGATATGACCTTTATAGTCAAGAAGTTTGTGTAGATTTATTGtagccaccaccaccaccatcattATTATACACACTTTTGAGATTTTAGTGttcattattaataattatcattttttgaactCTTCTGGAGGCTCTAAATCTCTCTTGATAACtctttatataaattattttcttcttttattttatcttactTTTTGCCTTTTGCTTGTCCCTTCTTTCTTTGCCACTTGTTTGGTTATTTGGTTGGATGTTATGACTGCCATATGGACAAAGGAAACCAACCACATGTATTCACAATAGTGATGAACTTGGGCATGTTGGGAGCCAAATAGAAGATCTACCTAATCTTACCTCACTTGGAGGTTTTCAACCCAAGGTCGGATTGGATTGAGTTGCTTGGGTTATGAGAAACTATTTCATTTGTAAATTTACTTAACTTGCATCTGTTAATATGTCGATCACTTTGTCACTTgttcctaaaaaaacaaactttataAAGTAGCGCTTCTAGATATAGAAGTAAATAGGTTGCaaggataatataaaaaatttgttctcattgtttctctctttacctatataaaaaaaagataatataacaaatttgtatttaaatatgggatgaaaataattcttatccTGTATAATGAAACAATTGGTTTGAGTTTGAAACTTCGAATAAGGTTTTCTATTTCTGTATATAATTACTGGAACAATTAGTTATTTTTTGGCTTCATATACTGTTTTATAtgctttatttaattttgcacCGTTTGTGACAAAAGCAAACTTAATATAGACTCGCTGTtgcttaaaatatcaaatactatagctaatttttaacaacttataatttatatttgtttttaaccAAATCACTAATATTCCATTTAAAACTAGAAGTTGAGGTATTTAGTCTAATAACATAGATACATGAGATTATATATTGTGCGTATGTTTTTGTTAAATTAGGTTTGAAGTTAGTGAAGTCTCCACTTAAACCCAACCCAACCTGACATTTTTCAACCTAAGCTTACCTTTTTCAGCTGGTTAGGCTCAAAATCATCTAAGTTGTTACCCTAGCTTAAATCTTGGGCCCTTTTTTGCATTGCTTTCTGAAGTAGTATCTTAAACTAAAAGGGAAGACAAGTATGGATATAGCTTTTGATTTGGATTTGTTAgataaccaattttcctaaaagcttaagcttgtaggatttgaatccataatgtatatcatgctctttaACACCTTTTCTCACGTGTGGCCACTGGCCGCATACCTCCACATGGATAGATACTCAGATCCATAGGTAAACAACCATAATCAGCCTCTTTGGGGCTTATTTAATAAATTGGGGAAATAAATATGCAGTGGGCTTGAACACATGATCTCCCACCAAACTAGGCTTTGATATCATGTcgaacaaccaattttcctaaaagtttaaatttgtaGGATTTGAGTTCATGATGTATAGCATGCTCTTTAACAGGATTATTACACTGACTTTGAATTTGGGAATTGCCTTGGGTTATAAAAATCGTTTCTGCTGACTGCATGTTCTACTATGTTTATTCTTGAATTTTTGGCTTTATATTTGTTTTGCTTTGTTAACCAATTTCTTCCATAATTATCCTTATTGATTCTTTTCAGGTATTTATTGGAGCAAAGTTTGTCCGTGGACAATCtatttgtctttgttttgattttcaagTACTTTCAAGTACCAACAATGTATCAGGTTGGTATTGGCATTTTGTAATCTAGATGGTATATCATGCAACATTCTGGTGCTATAGGTTTTGGtcgtttttctattattttttattcatatttttttttatactgaGGCTTTTACATGTCAATTGGCAGTAACAGAAATTTGTATGATGTTGCAAATGTAGGGTCGGGTTCTTTCATATGGTATTGCTGGTGCAATTATCTTTCGTTTGTCATTGATACTTCTAGGAACCGCCACCCTTCAGGTGAAATTCCATGtgtatgaatttatttatttttattattattattttttttcacttcatgGTTCTATTGCTGTTAATTGGATTTCTTTCTGAAATTTTGGCTGGGTTATATGAAAGAGGTTTGAAGCAGTAAACCTATTATTCGCTGCAATACTTCTGTTCTCATCATTCAAGGTGCCATTTCTCTTCTAAACTGATATAGCAATTCTTGATGCaatatctattttaattttctttcctctGTGGATTTAAGCAAGTTATTAGTAATCTTATCCAGTGGATATATTTTTGCAGGTAGATCACAGCCCTAACATATTTTCTGCTTCTATATGTATTCTGCTGTGTGGATTTCTGCAAGTAAGTTATATGATTCCTATTTTTCTCTTGTTTATAAACAGCTATTTGCTGCTGATGAAGATGAGACAGACCTATCCAACAACTTTGTAGTGAAGACATGCCAGAAATTCATTCCTGTGACTGGTAACTATCTTGTCTTTCTATGCATATAGACatatgtatatacatatatagatgTCACAGGAGGTTgtcaatagttttttttttgtaatttttatgaACTAGTTAAGTTTTTCCAACCTGAGATGGAATTTTAGTAGTTTGACTTAATGTGGTTCCATAATCATTAAACTTGTTTTACACAgccaaaatcagaaaaattgcactctgaaACCTAAGAAATTATGTCTTGAATGTGACAGCATTGGTCACTTCTGTTTTCTTCAGTATAAATTTGTGGTTGTATGGTTCAAAGCTGGCATGTCCTGTGCTGCCATATAGATAAGAATCCTTATCAATGGGAGTTTTCCAAATTTGTTTCAGATTTCTGCTTGTTAGTCATTACACATTTGCTTTAATTATTGGTGTATTGTTGTTGATAACATTTTCTTTCCTCCTATAGCAAAATATATTCCAACTTTCCATTCTTGATGCCTGAATATTCTTGCCTCTAGTGCAATGCTTCAAGTTCCCACTGTTACTCCCTTTGATGTCCCGGCTTATTGTTGGACAAAGAATGCTACCAATCACCATCAAGATCTATAGTGAAGAGAGCACTTCAATGAAGAAATAATAGGATGATAATAATTATCGTGTTAAAAATTTGAGAATCTAGTACTTTGAATCTTTCTGTGAAATGAGCTATAAGTTGGGGTGGGCTAAGCTTGGGCTCAAATATAGCCAGAAGCAGGGGCCAGTGACTCAAGCTCAGCCCAGTCCAATCTAAGGCACTCTCAGCTTGAGCGAGCCCTTTTGTGAAATTAACCTTAGATTAGGTTCAAACTGGCCTGATATTTGACCTTCTCATTACAATTGTTAGAACTCAACACATAGTTCTACTCAGTTAACCACAAAGTACATTCTTAACCATATAGTCTAGGATATTTCTGTAGGCTCAAAACATAACATGCTAGGAGGGCATATACCCAGGTCCTTTTTTCTGATCCAACTCCAGGTTGAGTATAGGCCAGCCCAAGCTCAGTCCTTGTTAGATGGGCtctagaaaatcaaatatgaagaatgaagaGATAGAAAATAGGATTTGAGACgaaatacaaagaaatgaaaggGGATCAAGTGTATTTGTACTGACTCTGAGATTAACATTGTCCATTTCCATCCAGTAATTACTCTGGAGTCTGGACTCAACTTGGCTCAAGTATGCATAAGAAAGGTAGTTTGTGATAAGGATTTGTGGAGTCAGATTGTATGTATCAAATCATTCCTCTCACAGATTTTCCTACACTTTCGTTTTCTTAATATTGCTTTCTATAAACTTGATAGCTAACATTCAATCTTTGAAGTAGAATGTATGACAACAGTGATGAGAACTGTGCAAGAAAGCCTCCTAGGCTTTTGAGGAgctgttttttctctttttctttttccttctttttcaaatctgaagaaatattttatttgctaAAAATGATTATGTTGTTGGCAGATTATGTTGTGCTAGCTGATGTTTATGGTCCAAGATTTGTTTGTTCTTAATGTTGCAGCTAATTATGATGGCAATCTATTCGTAACAATTCAAGATGGTGTCTGGAAAGTAAGTCATTGATGGGATTGTGTTGACTTATCAACATCTTACTCTACGCCCTATAAAATGGGTTAGAATTTTTCTGCAGATCAGGAAATCGGACTATTTCAACTTAGAGGTTTATATGTAATTTACTGtgttaaattaatatttattcaatttctAACAGGAATCAAACATTTTGGGCAGGCCACTCCTTTACTCCTTACAGTAGTAGTTATTGAGCTCAGTGACATTGCATTTGCTGTGCGTTCTTGTTATCCCTCATCTATATCAGGCATTTACATTCTTAGAGTTCACACTTTGCTGTTCAATTGGAATGAAAATTATTATGcgttcctttcttttctttaggtCGACTCAATACCAGCGGTTTTTGGTGTTACACGGGATCCTTTCATAGTTTTTACATCTAATCTCTTTGCCATCTTAGGTAATTTctgttttttacatttttatataGGCTCTATCAAATGTACTCAGGTTGCACCCCTTTTGCATTTTATACTATTTCATTGGTTTTCATGTAAAAGAGTTAATTCttattatcatattattttgcaTGCATATGATCATTATCTTGGCTATGTTTCTTATGCTATTAGACTGACTTTTGATCATATCAGAAATGCATTTAGAATGTCATTTGGATTTTAACCTTTGATTAAGATTGCTTGCCTTTTATTAGCAGGAGACTAATTGGCAATTATTCCATTCAATGTAGGTTTGAGGTCACTTTACACACTTATTTCTGAAAGCATGTCAGAATTGGAGTATCTACAGGTAAAAGATTGATTTACTGCATGTGAATTTATGATGCAAAGTTCTACTGTCTAAGGACATACGATGCATGCACTTTTCAAATGTCCCCTAACTGGTATTATGATCCAGTTGATAGAATTAGAACTTGACATCATCCACAATTAGTGCTAAAGATTGCTATTTCTTCCAAAATGGAAGCATTATGCTGTTTGCAATATAAACTGTGAGCTTCTTCTTCACATCCTTCTTCAATAGGCTAGGATCTTTAGGAAAGAAactcatcattttattttgttataatgATACTGTATTAGTGTATTGCATTATTTGGGGACCTGGGAAATAATCCCTTCAGTAATGAGTATTGGTCAGAGACAGTATTCATATAATGGAGGGAGGGGACTAAGACAATGGATTAGGGTACTACTCAATTTAACAAGCTATAAACCGAATGGCATTTCCTGAGAGAACAAGTTATGCAACAATCTTTTTTCTGTATTGAATGTCAAATCCACTCAGTGGAATGGAATATAACCTTTTACTCATCTTTTTATTGACAAAACACACTAAAAAAAGGCAATATAAtggaacattttttttctttctttctttctggttttttattttcctttttgggagATGAAGTGGGTGTAGCTTTGGTTTTGTTGGGGTGTAACTTTGCCATAAATCTTTTCTCCAgcatttttttgtaatacaGGTCATGGCTTTTATTGAATGCTTCTCAGTTTTTATTTGCCTTAAATGAATACATCAGTAATGGATTTTGGAATACAATCGGATTTCCAGAGGTCTGAAGTTTTGCTCATCTGAGTTCTTATATGACTAGATGGTGATTCCTTGGGAAGTTTAGTCAGTTTTTAGTCTAAGCACCGAGTTGATGTATGAATAGCCAAGGAGATCATGGAGAAGCTTTGCAAACCAGAAATTTGATAGAACTGGTCAAGTTTTAGGTGCAAATTGCAAAGATGAGGAATTGTTTGTCATTTTCAATGTCATTGTAGTATTGTGTGTGGactctttattatttattattcttccAATCCACACCATGTGCTTATATTCACAGCATGTTAACAGGGTTGGATATTTCTTATTGACACAATCTTCTTTTTCCTGGTCAGCCATCCATTGGTGTTGTTCTGGGCTTTATTGGGTGTAAGATGATCTCAGATTTCTTTGGTGGGTATTTCTAAGATGCAAATGACTCGTTTCTTTTGTTCTCTATGCAATTTTATATACATTATCCTGtagaaaaacttaaaatatctCAATTCTCGCTGCAGGATTCCATGTATCAACTGAGGCTTCTCTCGGTTTTGTCGCTACAAGTCTTGGTGCTGGGGTACTGTTGAGTCTAATGAAGAAATCTGACTAGCCAAAGGAGCTGGGACAGTTGAttgatttgttttaaaatttacaacagGCAGTCACATTGTTGCTCTTTGTCTGTTCCAGTCCAATTTACAATCGGCCACCAACTGTGAAACTGATATTTATCTGGCTTTGATGGTAATAATAGATTTCATTGACTatcattataattatattaaaatatttcaataaatcattttagaaataaacttaaaatcatacataattttaaaattttcatttctaaaaatatttttatttttcttaatcaaatgcttcttttttttttttttaagtaaaaaagaataaaaatatttttagaaaataaaaataaaaaataagaattatttttagaaaaactaaaaatgttttttaaaaaaataaaaaatagaaaaatagaaatttttttctaaactcatacaattttttaactaattttatcaaacatagaattaattttctacagtttttatttattattattcttttttcctaGCGGagctaaaaacattgaaaaaaataataataaaaaataaaaccactgTATTTCATCTTGTAATTAAATCCAACGGCTGAGAGAAGAGCCCAGGATTTCATCTTGTAACCGCCCTCCCACTGTATTTCTCCTCCGCCGCTCGCTGACTTCCGCATAGCGTCATTGCTCGCAATGGCGTGGAACCAGTCCGTATCTCTCTTCCGGATGATGACTTCCGTGATGAGAATTTAAATTgcataggatcacatgttgaCAATTGAGCATGCATTTAACAGCAAAATTCAATCCGTTACCTTGGTTCGTGCTTTGGGAAGTCATTTCTGCTCTCCTTTGATATCCAATAATCTGCTTTTTGGGTGCGTGATGGTCCGAGAATGAGCGATCACTGAACTCTTCCCTTGTCTCCCAAAATTCAGTCCAAAGTGGAGTGTGTGAGTGTGTTTGCCGGGAGAGCTCTCAAAGAGAAGAAAGGATGCCCTCCCTAAAATGCAAACacatctctctatatatatatacaaataaatacatacatacatatatatatatatatatatatatatatatatatatatatatatatatatatatattgcacaTTACACACTTTAGTTGGACGACTTGACTTAATGAgtcagtcaagtgaattagggtgagcccataaaaaataaagcaacaatatgtgtccagtcccattatggaccacaatgcaaaaataaattaacactgatttatgatattatcaaattaattatgtaagtccacacataaaaattccaacaattctcccacttggactacataatcaaacatcacaacatatacataatcataaatcaatgtcccatagaatctcatcagaaataaataatcaaaagcaatcatatatgcttcattgcttgattcaTAGGGAAATGTACAATAATAACAATTCTTTCAACAATAACATAGtattacaataccaaaaaatggctcccactaacttaatacaacctaggcttccaacaaccccatttgagatacatgttccTGAAACGCAATTATGGGTAAGCTTTTTGTTAATGGATCCGCCAACCTACTTTTTGTGGACATGTgttcaatatcaataagagactctgccactttctccttaacaaaatagaactttacatcaatatgtttgaAGTGATAAATACTCCTAGTGTTCTTGGAGAAAGCAACAGCTGcggaattatcacaaaataatttcagcgatctagaaatggagtcaacaactCCTAAAGCTGAAACAAAATTCCGCATCCACATAGCATGACAACaagcctcataacatgccacatactctgcctccatagttgaggatgctgtaagtgtctgcttgacacttttccaagatacaGCTCTTcctgccatcataaaaatatagcccgtagtggatttcttatcatctatgcagccagcaaaatcagcatcacaaaacccaACTACATCAAGTAAGCTGGTGCGCTGATATGTCAACATTAAGTCcttagttccttgcaaatacctaaggaccttcttagctgctttccaatgttgactcccaggattgctcaagtaccttcctaacatgcccacaacaaaagcaatatcagggcatgtacatacttgag includes the following:
- the LOC100265493 gene encoding thylakoid membrane protein TERC, chloroplastic isoform X2, whose amino-acid sequence is MAALCGIYYGVRTPLKFDSTSTSTRVFSFQALKWTTTRSTTRLRFTFPHFPPLSAVRNAGGARCSPLACSRRTQQGEDGLSTSGERISAPYDGLSNVAVPHNCISAGNPEEITQGPETYVSSIRTVALWVCMAVIFGVGVGFKDGVGKASEFFAGYLLEQSLSVDNLFVFVLIFKYFQVPTMYQGRVLSYGIAGAIIFRLSLILLGTATLQRFEAVNLLFAAILLFSSFKLFAADEDETDLSNNFVVKTCQKFIPVTANYDGNLFVTIQDGVWKATPLLLTVVVIELSDIAFAVDSIPAVFGVTRDPFIVFTSNLFAILGLRSLYTLISESMSELEYLQPSIGVVLGFIGCKMISDFFGFHVSTEASLGFVATSLGAGVLLSLMKKSD
- the LOC100265493 gene encoding thylakoid membrane protein TERC, chloroplastic isoform X3, translated to MAALCGIYYGVRTPLKFDSTSTSTRVFSFQALKWTTTRSTTRLRFTFPHFPPLSAVRNAGGARCSPLACSRRTQQGEDGLSTSGNPEEITQGPETYVSSIRTVALWVCMAVIFGVGVGFKDGVGKASEFFAGYLLEQSLSVDNLFVFVLIFKYFQVPTMYQGRVLSYGIAGAIIFRLSLILLGTATLQRFEAVNLLFAAILLFSSFKLFAADEDETDLSNNFVVKTCQKFIPVTANYDGNLFVTIQDGVWKATPLLLTVVVIELSDIAFAVDSIPAVFGVTRDPFIVFTSNLFAILGLRSLYTLISESMSELEYLQPSIGVVLGFIGCKMISDFFGFHVSTEASLGFVATSLGAGVLLSLMKKSD
- the LOC100265493 gene encoding thylakoid membrane protein TERC, chloroplastic isoform X1 yields the protein MAALCGIYYGVRTPLKFDSTSTSTRVFSFQALKWTTTRSTTRLRFTFPHFPPLSAVRNAGGARCSPLACSRRTQQGEDGLSTSEGERISAPYDGLSNVAVPHNCISAGNPEEITQGPETYVSSIRTVALWVCMAVIFGVGVGFKDGVGKASEFFAGYLLEQSLSVDNLFVFVLIFKYFQVPTMYQGRVLSYGIAGAIIFRLSLILLGTATLQRFEAVNLLFAAILLFSSFKLFAADEDETDLSNNFVVKTCQKFIPVTANYDGNLFVTIQDGVWKATPLLLTVVVIELSDIAFAVDSIPAVFGVTRDPFIVFTSNLFAILGLRSLYTLISESMSELEYLQPSIGVVLGFIGCKMISDFFGFHVSTEASLGFVATSLGAGVLLSLMKKSD